A stretch of Orientia tsutsugamushi DNA encodes these proteins:
- the rpoB gene encoding DNA-directed RNA polymerase subunit beta, whose amino-acid sequence MQYLLSKKRIRKNFGKINLVSSIPNLIQVQKNSYNKEFLQLGVPVDCRENKGLQGVLNSIFPIHDLDGSAILEFVRYDFDEPKYDVEECIQRGLSYTAALKITLSLIVLDDSDKSDSKEIKGIKEQAVYFGDIPLMTANGTFIINGTERVVVSQMHRSPGVFFDHDDGKTHSTGKLIYSARVIPYRGSWLDFEFDAKDLLYFRIDRKRKLYVTTLLMALGMSSHDILNFYYESAAYKKSENGWIVDFLPELVSTKHLAYDLIDAQTGKVLLNAGQKITFRIAKMLADKGVKQILVKNDSLVGKLLAEDLVNNQTGEVLLGVGEEITNDILTIVNDLQITTVRVLAVGGQCGPYVRNTLFLDKNKDQKSSLVEIFRVLKPGEMATTAASRGLLDSLLFDNNRYDLSEVGRIKINSRLNLDVDLKNTCITVEDIKKIIKLLVDIKDGKALVDDIDHLGNRRVRSVGELVENQFRTGLVRIAKFIVERIGSVEIDAVVPNDLVNAKLLTSVIKEFFGTSQLSQFMDQTNALSQITHIRRLSALGPGGLNRDRAALEVRDVHPTHYGRICPIETPEGQNIGLINSLAIFAKINRYGFIESPYRRVINRRVTDEVVYLSALEEGRYKIAQADTSLCTNDCLIDGLVSCRYDGNFVMVPAQEVDFIDLTPMQVVSVAASMIPFLENDDANRALMGANMQRQAVPLLKSQAPLVGTGIESVVAHDSGTVVAALHDGIVEQVDSTRIVVKTSVKKDAGAPGVDIYNLKKFQRSNYNTCINQKVLVNVGDIVKKGDVIADGVATNKGEIALGRNVLVAFIAWNGYTFEDSILVSERIVKEDIYTSIHIEELELVARDTRLGPEEITRDIPNVNDESLRHLDEVGIVNIGAKVRTGDILVGKVTPKSESPVTPEEKLLRAIFGEKASEVKDSSLYVPPGITGTVIDVRVFSRRGIDKDERTLAIEKQKIRKLVKDYEDELAVIQHFTIVRVKELLVGQVAACSLDSIIIGDKLNEAMLNKLTNEQLLKLKADNSSIMDEISEIKCHYETTRAQLTSQLNSKIEKIQCGDDLPQGALRVVKVFIAIKHRLQPGDKMAGRHGNKGVVSKVVPEEDMPFLEDGTVVDIVLNPLGLPARMNVGQILETHLGWAGVNLGRKIGKMVDDYYSGNNQCTDEIRKFVKKIYANNSIADTIDQVNDQQLIEICQELRQGIYFSTPVFDGAKIADIKQMLELADVDKSGQVRLIDGRTGEYFDRRCTVGYQYLLKLHHLVDEKIHARSIGPYSLVTQQPLGGKSHFGGQRFGEMECWALEAYGAAYTLQELLTTKSDSVEGRIKMYQAIIRGNNNFVSGVPESLNVMIKELRSLCLNIQLEENDEEDENQNENY is encoded by the coding sequence ATGCAATACTTATTATCTAAGAAACGTATTAGAAAAAATTTTGGTAAAATAAATTTGGTGTCTTCGATACCTAATCTTATTCAAGTGCAAAAAAATTCTTATAATAAAGAATTTTTGCAGCTAGGAGTGCCTGTAGATTGCCGTGAAAACAAGGGATTGCAAGGGGTATTAAATTCTATTTTTCCTATTCATGATTTAGATGGAAGTGCAATATTAGAGTTTGTAAGGTATGATTTTGATGAGCCTAAATATGATGTTGAGGAATGTATTCAAAGGGGGCTGAGTTATACTGCTGCTTTAAAAATTACTTTAAGTCTTATTGTATTAGATGATAGTGATAAAAGCGATTCTAAAGAAATCAAGGGTATAAAAGAGCAAGCAGTTTATTTTGGGGATATTCCATTAATGACTGCTAATGGTACTTTTATTATTAATGGTACTGAGAGAGTAGTAGTATCACAGATGCATAGATCTCCAGGAGTTTTCTTTGATCACGATGATGGGAAAACACATTCTACTGGTAAATTAATATATTCAGCAAGAGTTATTCCTTATCGTGGTTCATGGTTAGATTTTGAATTTGATGCTAAAGATTTATTATATTTTAGAATTGATCGCAAAAGAAAGCTTTATGTTACTACTTTGCTTATGGCTTTAGGTATGTCATCACATGACATACTAAATTTTTATTATGAATCTGCAGCTTATAAAAAAAGTGAGAATGGGTGGATTGTTGACTTTTTACCTGAATTAGTTAGTACTAAGCATTTGGCTTATGATTTAATTGATGCACAGACTGGTAAGGTATTATTAAATGCGGGTCAAAAGATTACATTTAGGATAGCAAAAATGCTTGCTGATAAAGGAGTCAAGCAAATATTAGTTAAGAATGATAGTTTGGTTGGGAAATTGTTAGCTGAAGATTTAGTTAATAATCAAACTGGTGAGGTATTATTAGGTGTAGGGGAAGAAATTACTAATGATATCCTAACAATAGTAAATGATTTGCAAATTACGACTGTTAGGGTTTTAGCAGTAGGTGGGCAATGTGGTCCATATGTGCGTAATACTTTATTTCTAGATAAAAATAAGGATCAAAAATCATCATTAGTGGAGATATTTCGAGTATTGAAGCCTGGTGAAATGGCTACAACTGCAGCTAGTCGTGGATTACTTGATAGTTTACTGTTTGATAATAATAGATATGATCTTTCTGAAGTTGGAAGAATTAAGATTAACTCTAGGCTGAATTTGGATGTAGATTTAAAAAATACATGTATAACTGTAGAGGATATAAAAAAGATAATTAAGCTTTTGGTTGACATTAAAGATGGTAAAGCTTTAGTAGATGATATTGATCATTTAGGTAATCGTAGAGTTAGATCAGTAGGTGAGTTAGTTGAAAATCAATTTAGAACTGGGTTGGTTAGAATTGCAAAATTTATTGTAGAGAGAATAGGAAGTGTTGAGATTGATGCTGTTGTGCCTAACGATTTAGTTAATGCTAAATTATTGACATCTGTAATAAAAGAATTTTTTGGGACTTCTCAATTATCTCAGTTTATGGATCAGACAAATGCTTTATCGCAGATAACTCATATAAGAAGATTATCTGCGCTTGGTCCAGGTGGATTGAATCGTGATAGAGCTGCTTTAGAAGTTAGGGATGTACATCCAACTCATTATGGTCGTATTTGTCCGATTGAAACTCCAGAAGGTCAAAATATTGGATTAATTAATTCTTTAGCTATTTTTGCTAAAATTAATAGGTATGGATTTATAGAAAGTCCTTATCGCAGGGTTATCAATCGACGTGTTACAGATGAAGTAGTATATCTTTCTGCGCTTGAGGAAGGAAGATATAAAATAGCTCAAGCTGATACTTCTTTATGTACTAATGACTGTCTTATTGATGGATTAGTTAGTTGTCGCTATGATGGTAATTTTGTTATGGTGCCTGCTCAAGAAGTAGATTTTATTGATTTAACTCCTATGCAAGTTGTATCAGTTGCTGCTTCTATGATTCCATTTCTAGAAAATGATGATGCTAATCGTGCGTTGATGGGAGCTAATATGCAAAGGCAGGCTGTGCCATTGTTAAAGAGTCAAGCTCCTTTAGTTGGGACTGGAATTGAATCTGTTGTTGCTCATGATTCTGGGACAGTTGTTGCTGCTTTACATGATGGAATTGTGGAACAAGTAGATTCGACTAGAATAGTTGTTAAAACTTCAGTTAAAAAGGATGCTGGAGCTCCTGGTGTTGATATATATAATCTTAAAAAATTTCAGAGATCAAACTATAATACTTGTATTAATCAAAAGGTATTAGTAAATGTTGGAGACATAGTAAAAAAAGGTGATGTTATTGCTGATGGGGTAGCTACTAATAAAGGAGAGATAGCTTTAGGGCGTAATGTTTTAGTAGCATTTATTGCCTGGAATGGGTATACTTTTGAGGATTCTATATTAGTTTCTGAAAGAATTGTTAAAGAGGATATATACACGTCAATTCATATTGAAGAGTTAGAGCTTGTTGCTAGAGATACGCGTTTAGGTCCTGAAGAAATTACTAGAGATATTCCTAATGTTAATGACGAAAGTTTGCGTCATTTAGATGAGGTTGGTATTGTAAATATTGGAGCTAAAGTACGAACTGGTGATATTTTAGTTGGTAAGGTAACACCAAAAAGCGAGTCACCAGTGACTCCAGAGGAGAAGTTATTAAGAGCTATATTTGGTGAAAAAGCTTCTGAAGTAAAGGATTCATCACTGTATGTTCCTCCTGGAATTACTGGAACTGTAATTGATGTACGAGTTTTTTCACGTCGTGGTATAGATAAAGATGAGAGAACTTTAGCAATTGAGAAGCAAAAAATTAGAAAATTAGTCAAAGATTATGAGGATGAGTTAGCAGTTATTCAACATTTTACTATTGTTAGGGTAAAGGAGCTATTAGTAGGGCAAGTAGCTGCTTGTAGTTTAGATAGCATTATAATTGGAGATAAGCTTAATGAAGCTATGCTGAATAAGTTAACTAACGAGCAATTGTTGAAATTGAAAGCAGATAATAGCAGTATCATGGATGAGATTTCAGAAATCAAGTGTCATTATGAAACTACTCGTGCTCAATTAACGAGTCAGCTTAATAGTAAAATAGAGAAAATTCAATGTGGTGATGATTTACCTCAAGGAGCTTTAAGGGTTGTTAAAGTTTTCATTGCTATCAAGCATAGGTTGCAGCCTGGAGATAAAATGGCCGGGCGGCATGGTAATAAAGGTGTAGTTTCTAAAGTAGTGCCTGAGGAAGATATGCCATTTCTTGAAGATGGTACCGTTGTTGATATAGTATTAAATCCGTTGGGGTTACCTGCTAGAATGAATGTTGGACAAATCTTAGAGACTCATTTAGGTTGGGCTGGAGTGAATTTAGGACGGAAGATTGGAAAGATGGTTGATGATTATTATTCTGGTAATAATCAATGTACTGATGAAATTAGAAAATTTGTAAAAAAGATATATGCAAATAATAGTATTGCTGATACTATTGACCAAGTAAATGATCAACAATTAATTGAGATATGTCAAGAGTTGCGTCAAGGAATATATTTTTCGACTCCAGTGTTTGATGGGGCAAAAATTGCAGATATAAAGCAAATGCTTGAGTTAGCTGATGTAGATAAGTCTGGACAAGTGAGGCTTATTGATGGTAGGACTGGAGAATATTTTGATAGAAGATGCACTGTAGGTTATCAATATTTATTGAAGTTGCATCATTTGGTTGATGAAAAAATACATGCTCGTTCTATTGGACCATATAGTCTCGTAACACAGCAACCTTTAGGAGGTAAATCTCACTTTGGAGGTCAAAGATTTGGAGAAATGGAGTGTTGGGCACTGGAAGCATATGGTGCAGCTTATACACTTCAGGAGCTTTTGACAACTAAATCTGATTCTGTAGAAGGTAGAATTAAAATGTATCAAGCAATAATACGTGGTAACAACAATTTTGTATCTGGTGTTCCTGAGTCGTTAAATGTTATGATTAAAGAATTAAGGTCTCTATGTCTTAATATTCAGTTAGAGGAGAATGATGAAGAAGATGAGAATCAAAATGAGAATTATTAA
- the rplL gene encoding 50S ribosomal protein L7/L12 → MSKTMSENVKKAVDMLSTFSVIELLELTKVLEEEWGVSSIPSNIPVATAMAPVQESEEEKNEFDVILATVPEKKVDVIKIVKNITGLALKEAKEMVDSAPKVIKASISKAEAEDIKSQLENVGAKVELK, encoded by the coding sequence ATGTCAAAAACTATGTCTGAGAATGTAAAGAAAGCTGTTGATATGTTATCAACTTTTTCTGTGATTGAATTATTAGAATTAACCAAAGTTCTTGAAGAAGAGTGGGGAGTGTCTTCTATTCCAAGTAATATTCCAGTAGCTACTGCTATGGCTCCTGTTCAGGAATCTGAAGAAGAGAAAAATGAGTTTGATGTTATACTTGCAACAGTTCCGGAAAAAAAGGTTGATGTTATTAAGATAGTAAAGAATATTACTGGGCTTGCATTAAAAGAAGCTAAAGAAATGGTGGATAGTGCTCCGAAAGTTATAAAAGCATCTATTAGTAAAGCAGAAGCTGAAGATATTAAGTCGCAGTTAGAAAATGTTGGAGCTAAAGTGGAGTTAAAATAG
- the rplJ gene encoding 50S ribosomal protein L10 — MLYSKKKEFVKFLEGIYKNANTIVAIHYHGLTVAQLTQIRKDLRVSGARLKIVKNTLAKIAVANLKIKQADIFSGPIAIAYSEDYITVPKVILRFADQYPSLKVVGGFVDQKVATMNDIEQLASLATSESHKGNFLSLLQIPIRRFATVSHAPLVKLVTILKNYVNNKS; from the coding sequence ATGTTGTATTCTAAAAAAAAGGAGTTTGTTAAGTTTTTAGAGGGAATATATAAAAATGCTAACACAATTGTTGCTATCCATTATCATGGATTAACTGTAGCTCAGTTAACACAAATACGTAAAGATTTGCGTGTATCTGGTGCTAGGTTAAAAATTGTTAAAAATACTCTTGCAAAAATTGCAGTAGCTAATTTGAAGATAAAGCAAGCTGATATTTTTTCTGGGCCGATAGCTATAGCTTACTCTGAGGATTATATTACTGTTCCTAAAGTTATTTTAAGATTTGCTGATCAGTATCCTAGTTTAAAGGTAGTGGGTGGCTTTGTTGATCAGAAAGTTGCTACAATGAATGATATAGAGCAATTAGCTAGTTTAGCTACATCTGAATCACATAAAGGTAATTTTTTAAGTTTGTTACAAATACCAATAAGAAGATTTGCAACAGTTTCGCATGCTCCATTGGTAAAATTAGTAACTATATTGAAAAATTATGTAAATAATAAGTCTTAA
- the rplA gene encoding 50S ribosomal protein L1 gives MLNINNKIAKGGYVYSKNIRLAKSKIDKQKCYDVREACSIIKEISFAKFNETVDIAIKLGINPNHSNQVVRGIAAMPSGTGKTVKVAVICQEEKLDEFKTTGADIVGSLDIIEAIKSGNIDYDVYITTPAMMVAVSQVARILGPKGLMPNPKLGTVTNDVAAVVKKVKSGQVEFKVDKAGNIHAGIGKISFSIDEIEANINALVSAIIKSKPSEAKGTYLKGIYLSTTMGPSVRLEISNFTESGNERR, from the coding sequence ATGTTAAATATAAATAATAAAATAGCTAAAGGTGGCTATGTTTATAGCAAGAATATTAGACTCGCTAAGTCAAAGATTGATAAGCAAAAGTGCTATGATGTGCGTGAAGCATGCTCAATTATTAAAGAAATATCATTTGCAAAATTTAATGAAACTGTTGACATTGCAATTAAACTTGGGATTAATCCTAATCATTCTAATCAAGTAGTGCGTGGCATAGCTGCTATGCCATCTGGCACTGGGAAAACAGTAAAAGTTGCTGTAATTTGTCAAGAAGAGAAATTAGATGAGTTTAAAACAACTGGAGCTGATATAGTTGGGTCTCTTGATATTATTGAGGCAATTAAATCAGGAAATATTGATTACGATGTTTATATTACCACTCCAGCTATGATGGTCGCTGTTAGTCAAGTTGCTAGAATTTTAGGGCCAAAAGGGCTAATGCCTAATCCTAAATTAGGTACTGTTACTAATGATGTTGCTGCTGTTGTTAAAAAAGTTAAAAGTGGGCAAGTGGAATTCAAGGTTGATAAAGCTGGGAATATTCATGCTGGAATTGGAAAAATTTCATTTTCTATTGATGAAATAGAAGCTAATATTAACGCATTGGTTTCAGCGATAATAAAAAGTAAACCTTCTGAAGCAAAAGGAACTTATTTGAAGGGGATATACTTATCTACAACTATGGGGCCTTCTGTAAGACTTGAAATTTCTAATTTTACTGAAAGCGGTAATGAAAGGAGATAG
- the rplK gene encoding 50S ribosomal protein L11 has product MKKKVTSKAIGLIKLVIPAGKANPSPPIGPALGQRGLNIMEFCKAFNASTQSMESGIPVPVEITAYENKSFTFVIKIPPVSYYLKQYANIDKGSAAPKKDPYVAKITVSQCEEIAKIKMNDLNANDLAAATKIIKGSAESMGLEIVES; this is encoded by the coding sequence ATGAAAAAGAAGGTAACTAGTAAGGCTATAGGTTTAATAAAGCTTGTTATACCAGCAGGTAAAGCCAATCCTTCGCCACCTATAGGTCCAGCTTTAGGGCAAAGAGGGTTGAATATTATGGAGTTTTGCAAAGCTTTTAATGCTAGTACTCAATCAATGGAGTCTGGTATTCCAGTTCCTGTAGAAATTACTGCTTATGAAAATAAAAGTTTTACTTTTGTTATTAAGATTCCTCCAGTATCTTATTATTTAAAGCAATATGCTAATATTGATAAAGGTTCTGCTGCTCCTAAGAAAGATCCTTATGTTGCTAAGATTACTGTATCTCAATGTGAAGAAATTGCAAAAATAAAAATGAATGACCTCAATGCTAATGATTTGGCAGCTGCAACTAAGATTATCAAAGGGTCTGCTGAATCAATGGGTTTGGAAATAGTTGAGAGCTAA
- the nusG gene encoding transcription termination/antitermination protein NusG, with product MGKVKIVAYQWYIIRTSGSESSIKQTILEKAAKKGIAHCFEEIIIPGIQVVKMKRGKAINVNKKTMPGYILIKMDMIDQVKDFMQKVVKLNRFPGNESKIVQVTEKEVQEMMVQLENKAQDPSFLEKYQIGEEVRVNDGPFETFVGRIEEVDYAKKILKLSISIFQRSTELTVDFSQVEKLKND from the coding sequence TTGGGTAAGGTAAAAATTGTGGCATATCAATGGTATATAATTCGTACATCTGGTTCAGAGAGTAGCATTAAGCAAACTATTTTAGAAAAAGCTGCCAAGAAGGGGATTGCTCATTGTTTTGAAGAGATAATTATACCTGGTATACAAGTAGTGAAAATGAAAAGAGGAAAAGCTATTAATGTTAATAAGAAGACAATGCCAGGTTATATCTTAATTAAGATGGATATGATTGATCAGGTAAAAGACTTTATGCAAAAAGTAGTAAAGCTGAATCGTTTTCCAGGGAATGAAAGTAAGATAGTACAAGTTACTGAAAAAGAAGTACAAGAGATGATGGTTCAATTAGAAAATAAAGCTCAAGATCCTTCCTTTTTAGAGAAATATCAAATTGGAGAGGAGGTAAGAGTTAATGATGGCCCTTTTGAAACTTTTGTTGGCAGAATTGAAGAAGTTGATTATGCAAAAAAGATTTTAAAACTTTCAATAAGTATATTTCAGCGTTCTACTGAGTTAACTGTTGATTTTTCTCAAGTGGAAAAGTTGAAAAATGATTAA
- the secE gene encoding preprotein translocase subunit SecE, producing the protein MLKVKRMIEFCKQVKSEAMRVVWVDIREVWMSVLVVLVAVGLFSILCVILDYGIYNVVQLLLNIGK; encoded by the coding sequence ATGTTGAAAGTAAAAAGAATGATTGAGTTTTGTAAACAGGTAAAAAGTGAAGCTATGAGAGTAGTATGGGTGGATATTAGAGAAGTTTGGATGTCTGTATTAGTTGTTTTAGTAGCTGTAGGTTTATTTAGTATACTGTGCGTAATACTTGATTATGGTATCTATAATGTTGTGCAACTATTACTGAATATAGGGAAGTAA
- the tuf gene encoding elongation factor Tu, with protein MAVAFNRDKPHCNIGTIGHVDHGKTSLATAITIVSSELSDGAVKVKNYDEIDSAPEERARGITIQTAHVEFISKKRHYALVDCPGHVDYIKNMITGASQTDGLILVVSGVDGVMPQTREHVLLAKQVGVPSIIVCINKIDQADPELLELIEMEVRELLTKYDFPGDTVPIIRCSALKAINGDSNAKKGILELMDAIDDYIPQPTRVLDQPFLMPIEDVFSILGRGTVVTGRIERGVIKVGDEVEIVGLRSTQKTICTGVEMFKKELEQGQAGDNVGILLRGIKREDVERGQVLAKPGTITPHSSFEAEVYVLTKEEGGRHTPFFQNYRPQFYCRTTDVTGEIALLSGKEMVMPGDHATLSVNLVAPIAMDQGLSFAIREGGKTVGAGKVSKIIK; from the coding sequence ATGGCAGTAGCATTTAATAGAGATAAGCCGCATTGTAATATAGGAACAATAGGGCATGTTGATCATGGAAAAACATCACTAGCAACAGCAATAACTATAGTATCGTCAGAGTTAAGTGATGGTGCTGTAAAGGTGAAGAATTATGATGAAATTGATTCTGCACCAGAAGAAAGAGCTAGAGGGATTACAATACAGACTGCTCATGTAGAGTTTATAAGTAAGAAGAGACATTATGCGCTTGTAGATTGTCCTGGGCATGTTGATTATATTAAAAATATGATCACTGGAGCATCTCAAACTGATGGCTTGATATTAGTTGTATCTGGTGTTGATGGTGTTATGCCTCAAACAAGGGAGCATGTGTTATTGGCAAAGCAAGTTGGAGTGCCAAGTATTATAGTTTGTATAAATAAGATAGATCAAGCTGATCCAGAATTGTTGGAATTAATTGAGATGGAAGTAAGGGAATTGTTGACGAAATACGATTTTCCAGGTGATACTGTTCCTATAATTAGATGTTCAGCTTTAAAAGCGATAAATGGTGATTCTAATGCTAAGAAAGGTATATTAGAATTAATGGATGCCATAGACGATTACATACCACAGCCTACTAGAGTTTTAGATCAGCCGTTTTTAATGCCGATAGAGGATGTGTTCTCAATATTGGGTCGTGGTACAGTAGTTACAGGAAGAATTGAGAGGGGGGTTATTAAAGTTGGTGATGAAGTAGAAATAGTTGGATTGCGTAGTACTCAGAAGACGATATGTACTGGTGTTGAGATGTTTAAGAAGGAGTTAGAGCAAGGGCAGGCTGGAGATAATGTAGGTATATTATTACGTGGGATAAAGCGTGAAGATGTAGAAAGGGGGCAGGTTTTAGCTAAGCCTGGAACTATTACTCCGCATTCTAGTTTTGAAGCTGAGGTTTATGTTTTAACTAAAGAAGAAGGTGGTAGGCATACTCCGTTTTTTCAAAATTATAGGCCTCAGTTTTATTGTAGAACAACAGATGTTACTGGTGAGATAGCGTTATTATCTGGAAAAGAGATGGTGATGCCTGGGGATCATGCTACACTAAGTGTTAATTTAGTAGCGCCTATTGCTATGGATCAAGGGTTGTCTTTTGCTATTCGTGAAGGAGGTAAAACTGTTGGTGCTGGCAAAGTCTCTAAAATTATAAAATAA
- a CDS encoding lysophospholipid acyltransferase family protein yields MKIFINLLKIICGLNFQVRYDAKLPLGPAVVLSNHQSFWENAVVLLLFPMQSWVVKRELFNIPVFGWGLRLMDPVHVNRNDFWSVRKILTIGQQKIKDGLWMIMFPESARVPIDVDKKFKPSGVKLASLSKVPIVLMTHNAGVFWPARSLLIKPGIIKIILGPVIEYKDYKMLAIRELNNLVESLIVERKKLLLKNVITNSQ; encoded by the coding sequence GTGAAGATTTTTATTAATCTTTTAAAAATAATTTGTGGGCTAAATTTTCAAGTTAGGTATGATGCTAAGTTGCCATTAGGACCGGCAGTGGTGTTATCTAATCATCAATCTTTTTGGGAGAATGCTGTAGTATTACTGTTGTTTCCTATGCAAAGTTGGGTAGTGAAGCGTGAGTTATTCAATATTCCAGTATTTGGTTGGGGATTAAGATTAATGGATCCAGTTCATGTTAATAGAAATGATTTTTGGTCTGTAAGAAAAATTTTAACTATTGGGCAGCAAAAGATTAAAGATGGCTTATGGATGATAATGTTTCCTGAGTCAGCGCGAGTGCCGATAGATGTAGATAAAAAATTTAAGCCTAGTGGTGTGAAATTAGCTAGTTTATCTAAAGTGCCTATTGTATTGATGACCCATAATGCTGGAGTGTTCTGGCCTGCAAGGAGTTTGTTAATTAAGCCAGGAATAATAAAGATTATACTAGGGCCTGTTATTGAATATAAAGATTATAAGATGCTTGCTATTCGAGAGTTGAATAATTTAGTTGAATCTTTAATTGTTGAGAGAAAAAAACTTTTGTTAAAGAATGTGATAACTAATAGTCAATAA
- the recR gene encoding recombination mediator RecR encodes MHKDSNIIEELIFSFAQLPGLGNRSARRIVLYLMQDKEVRIKNLNNQLTSVLNNIMECDYCGNLDVVSICNICRHSERDSSIIAIVESVADLWALERSKVFKGWYHVLGKTLSAVSGNDAINSLKLPKLLNRIREYKVQEIILATNSTIDGQMTAFFVIDYLKDENLKISKLASGIPLGGELDYLDEGTLLAAFKARQSHDLL; translated from the coding sequence ATGCATAAAGATTCTAATATAATAGAGGAATTAATATTTTCTTTTGCTCAGTTGCCTGGATTAGGTAACCGCTCTGCTAGGAGGATAGTGCTTTATTTAATGCAAGATAAGGAAGTTAGAATTAAAAATCTTAATAATCAATTAACTTCTGTGTTAAATAATATTATGGAATGTGATTATTGTGGAAATTTAGATGTAGTTTCTATTTGTAATATTTGCAGACATTCTGAGCGTGATTCATCAATCATAGCTATAGTTGAGTCTGTAGCAGATCTTTGGGCTTTAGAACGTAGTAAGGTTTTTAAAGGCTGGTATCATGTTTTAGGGAAAACATTATCTGCTGTTAGCGGTAACGATGCTATTAATAGCCTAAAATTACCTAAGTTATTGAATCGTATTCGTGAGTATAAAGTACAAGAAATAATTTTAGCTACTAACTCAACAATAGATGGGCAAATGACTGCTTTTTTTGTTATTGATTATTTGAAAGATGAAAATTTAAAAATCTCAAAATTGGCTTCCGGAATTCCGTTAGGTGGTGAGTTAGATTATTTAGATGAAGGTACTTTGTTGGCAGCATTTAAGGCTAGACAATCTCATGATTTGTTATGA
- a CDS encoding septation protein A — protein sequence MLKILLESGPVIVFFVTYNIGSDMGMATLCIMVSTCISLLISYIIYKQVSLPLLISGGVLLVSGIISIWLNDFKYIKMKPTILYIILALILYIGYLKKLPLLKPVFSQLFQMDDRHWLTFSLRSAFYLIFMAVINEVTWRCYSEAFWVAFKVFGVFPLTVLFFLTQLPFLLKHQKKID from the coding sequence ATGTTAAAGATTTTATTAGAATCTGGTCCTGTCATAGTTTTTTTTGTGACTTATAACATTGGTAGTGATATGGGTATGGCAACTTTATGTATTATGGTGTCAACATGTATATCACTGCTTATTAGCTATATTATTTATAAACAAGTTTCATTGCCGCTATTAATTTCAGGAGGTGTGTTGCTTGTTTCAGGTATAATTTCGATATGGTTAAATGATTTTAAATATATTAAAATGAAGCCAACAATATTATACATAATATTGGCATTGATATTATATATTGGCTACTTAAAAAAATTGCCTTTACTAAAGCCAGTATTCTCACAATTATTTCAAATGGATGATCGGCATTGGTTAACTTTTTCACTGCGATCTGCTTTCTATCTTATTTTTATGGCTGTAATAAATGAAGTTACATGGCGTTGTTATTCTGAGGCTTTTTGGGTTGCCTTTAAGGTATTTGGAGTTTTTCCTTTGACAGTGTTGTTTTTCTTGACGCAATTGCCGTTTTTGCTAAAGCATCAAAAGAAAATTGATTAA